taattttatataaaaattattttagctattcatttaatttttcatctttttagtttttaaatttgggtgttttgtcaaatcatcccaaaatgaattaaaaaattaatatttttaactttgttgacgtTATGTACGTAAATGACATGttaacattttattactttttaaaatttgaaaataaaaataaatataaaatatttataaaattaaaaatatttaaaattacaaaattacaaaatttaaaaaattaaaatttaaaagttagttAAATGTTGATGTGTCATCTATACGGCAGTCCACATATATGTTACGTTAGCAAAGTTgacaaatattaactttttcattaATTGTGGGATAATTtgacaaaactaaaaaaagtgaaaaattgaatggagggttaaaatgactttttttgtAAAGATAGAGGGCCAAAAAAATCATTCTgtcaattaaatattaatggtGCTTAACTAGTGGGATAAGAGATGTTCATGATCCAAATTCGAGGAACGGGTGATAaaagatgtttttttttttccttttgtcgATCAACGAGCTGATGGGAGATAAATGCCCATATAATGGAGTCTAATCGATGcaaatatgattgaaatataattGATCGAACTTAATTTTGTTACTTTGAATCCATCGAAGTTGATGTCGCATCTCACACCTCACCAGATCGTCGGATTAGAATATGAGACACCACATTCGTTACCGAAACAACTTGAACTAGTTTCTCTTAAATAATCAACAAAAGTAtcaatcaaatattcatatgGTTTATAAATAGTTACAAGTCATTTAAAAtactgaaattatttttaattgagctCTAAGTGTTGACGATGATGAACATACTTCAACGGTAGAGGTTCTTGTTGTTTCCCCAATGATACGTTTGTCTCTACCATGTGACTTCACAAaattaacagttttgaaatggAGAAGCAAGCACAGGTgcttaaagaaataaaagaagcttcaaataaaaagaaatggaatATATTTTGCCCAGCAAATATCATTTTTACAGGACGATATAGGTAACCCATAAAACCGCTAGGAAATTAACTTGACATTACAAAAATCCTTTATTCTATTCACGTATgagtaattttatcattattagttTTGAAAAGAAGGGGATGTAACAGAGGCGAGATTGCCCCAATAAATAACACAACACCGTAAGAACCAAAATGCTTAACCTTTTCTGTTCTTCACACTCTATTTTTGCAATCTTAGTTATAGAGCTCAGGAGCAAGGCGAGGTGAGACTAATGCTTCAAGCGGGGTAGATTTAATGTTGGTCAAGCCAACTGTGCCAGTCAAGTCAATCAAACCATTGGATGGCGTTGAGAAATCGAAGGCGTGCAAGAAATTAGACATGGTCAAGTATAGCATATGGAGTGCAAACGATGTTCCAGGACAACTCCTCCTACCACTGCCAAAAGGCATCAGTTCAAAATGCTGGCCCCTAACATCCACATCTTTGTGGGTTGTGAGAAACCTCTCGGGATTAAACTCTGATGGTTCTGGCCATTTTTTAGGATCCCTTTGGATCTTATGAAGGTTTATGATCAGTCGGGTGCCTTTGGGGATGTCATAGCCTCCAATAGAACAACTTTCACTGAGCTCACGAGGTGCTGACAAAGGTGCAGGTGGATACATTCTTAATGTCTCTTTAACTATGGCTTGGATGTACACTAATTTGCCGATGTCTGTCTCATTCACAAACCTGTCCCTGCCTATATAGGTGTCTAATTCTTCTTGAGCCTTTTTGAGTATATGAGGTTTGTTCAACATTAGGGAAAGACCCCATATTAAGGTAACCGTTGTGGTGTCACTGCCTGCTAAAATCATATTCTGCAATAcgtaattttgataattttagaacTTAAGAATTGAATAGTGGAGAGATTAGatttgaataaagaaaaagtgaaaggtTATACCAAGGAAGTGGCTTTGTTGATGGTGTCAGCATCATATCCGGCAAGACTTGCACCTTTAAGAACAGAGTTCATCACGTCCATGAAATCcttctcctttttattttcatcccAACGTCCACCCTTCCTATGGTCATCTAGCCATCCTCCGGAAATTTCATCCAACTCTTTAGCAGTTTTCTTCATCCACTTCTCATAACCACCAATATCCAACCATCGGAGGAAAGGGACTGCATCGCCCAACACAAACATCCCTGTCAAGTGAAAGAAATCTCGTAAAGCCTTACGATATCTCAACACCTCTTTCTGGTCTTCCTCTGCAACAACACTGTACCTCTTCCCAGCAACCGTCCTCATAATAACGTTCAAAGTCAAGTCCGAAAAGTGTTTCTTCATCTCAACCAACACCTTACCCGAGCCATCCTTTTTCTTGGCCCAAGTTTTATATAATAGTTTCATTGAGCCTTCTATTTCTGAGACAAACACTTTCTTGAGCTGATCGATCCTGTGATTGGATAGCACCTCCAACATTGTTATTTTGCGCATTTCACGCCAGTATTGTCCGTAAGGAGAAAACCCAAACATGGCATAGTTGTAACCCAAGTGTTCAGCGGCAGCAAATTCGGATCGGGAAGAAACATACATATCATTGACGGTGAAGATTTCCTTGGCTACCTCACTCGAATTCACCACCAGGGCTGGGTGAACACCAATCCGGATCATGTAGGCAGgtcc
This sequence is a window from Gossypium raimondii isolate GPD5lz chromosome 5, ASM2569854v1, whole genome shotgun sequence. Protein-coding genes within it:
- the LOC105769150 gene encoding cytochrome P450 CYP82D47 codes for the protein MDLLDFSTFGYAVVLGITLLFLYTKLKKSSSGSGGKAAPVAAGAWPIIGHLPLLGGPKTPHETLGDLGEKYGPAYMIRIGVHPALVVNSSEVAKEIFTVNDMYVSSRSEFAAAEHLGYNYAMFGFSPYGQYWREMRKITMLEVLSNHRIDQLKKVFVSEIEGSMKLLYKTWAKKKDGSGKVLVEMKKHFSDLTLNVIMRTVAGKRYSVVAEEDQKEVLRYRKALRDFFHLTGMFVLGDAVPFLRWLDIGGYEKWMKKTAKELDEISGGWLDDHRKGGRWDENKKEKDFMDVMNSVLKGASLAGYDADTINKATSLNMILAGSDTTTVTLIWGLSLMLNKPHILKKAQEELDTYIGRDRFVNETDIGKLVYIQAIVKETLRMYPPAPLSAPRELSESCSIGGYDIPKGTRLIINLHKIQRDPKKWPEPSEFNPERFLTTHKDVDVRGQHFELMPFGSGRRSCPGTSFALHMLYLTMSNFLHAFDFSTPSNGLIDLTGTVGLTNIKSTPLEALVSPRLAPELYN